One Xyrauchen texanus isolate HMW12.3.18 chromosome 34, RBS_HiC_50CHRs, whole genome shotgun sequence genomic window carries:
- the LOC127628074 gene encoding uncharacterized protein LOC127628074, whose protein sequence is MEDSALANYIPSYGDRLALFNFCRNQNPASKRKLGLFERLREKMKLRKQSTTEPLSEETPETSKPKSRAKACKRQIEIGWIHTENKETKQVRTKQGGGTRKVAMDINAGYNEILKEGKELFFPDGNSCKGDECDFTFEVWDFRQNVLPSDVSIGTIHEAVKLPNLRFYIATSPNESADSTSNIESESENNDETSIISLQSDYSEDLTDSSTMPTNNTDYSVVTHFPVVPGLKITLAEEVFIMADDVVNDPLNISDPEITFGPYSGDESDLENTFVYLPPETTETGIQTKQIIIRHGNCLG, encoded by the coding sequence ATGGAGGATTCAGCTCTGGCCAACTATATTCCCTCATATGGAGATAGACTTGCTCTTTTCAATTTTTGCCGCAACCAAAACCCTGCTTCCAAAAGGAAGTTGGGTCTGTTTGAAAGACTGAGAGAAAAGATGAAACTGAGAAAGCAATCTACAACTGAACCCCTGTCTGAAGAGACACCTGAGACTTCTAAACCCAAATCCAGAGCCAAAGCATGTAAGCGACAGATTGAAATTGGCTGGATTCATAcagaaaacaaagaaacaaaacaggtcaGAACAAAACAAGGAGGAGGTACTAGAAAGGTTGCAATGGACATTAATGCAGGATACAATGAGATCCTTAAAGAAGGTAAAGAACTTTTCTTCCCAGATGGAAATTCTTGTAAGGGTGATGAATGTGACTTCACATTTGAAGTTTGGGACTTCAGACAAAACGTTCTTCCCAGTGATGTCTCCATTGGCACAATACATGAGGCAGTGAAACTGCCAAATTTGCGCTTCTACATAGCTACTAGCCCAAACGAGTCAGCTGACAGTACTTCAAATATTGAGTCTGAAAGTGAAAATAATGATGAGACCAGCATCATCTCACTACAAAGTGATTATAGTGAAGATTTAACAGACTCTTCTACAATGCCCACTAACAACACAGATTATTCAGTTGTTACACATTTTCCAGTGGTACCTGGCCTGAAAATTACATTAGCTGAGGAAGTTTTCATCATGGCAGATGATGTAGTGAATGACCCACTTAATATTTCTGACCCTGAAATCACATTTGGCCCTTACTCAGGAGATGAATCTGACCTGGAGAACACATTTGTTTATCTGCCTCCAGAAACCACTGAAACTggcattcaaacaaaacaaataattatacGTCATGGAAACTGCCTCGGATGA